In Achromobacter spanius, the following proteins share a genomic window:
- a CDS encoding MBOAT family O-acyltransferase has protein sequence MLFNTYEFLFAFLPATCLVGWFLLARNATRLAIIWLFVASLVFYGSWSAEAIPLLLASALFNYGSGAAIEHAERHRKALLGLAVGCNLLLLGYFKYSNFLVENLAPLLGLTPGTRLDIELPPGISFFTFTQIAYLVDTYQRKTHERRPEAYGLFVTFFPHLVAGPILHHRAMMSQFTRLGRHSINAEVLAVALGFLLIGLFKKVVLADGIAPYVGPVFDAARDGKPLTAVAAWVGSLAYTFQLYFDFSGYSDMAIGLAYLFGVRFPVNFNSPYRALNIIEFWRRWHMTLSRFLRDYLYFPLGGNRKGSSRRSVNLMLTMLLGGLWHGAGWTFIVWGGLHGVYLLVNHAWQGSGRRMPGIVAGPLTFVAVVCAWVFFRADNLHAAGNLLQAMFSLNATRADIAEALPADVATRLAILAAIAFLLPNTQQFFARAYTPVETEGPQPTPLPHRWAWKPTAPYAIGIAALGVTALLLMGRVSEFIYYQF, from the coding sequence ATGCTGTTCAACACCTACGAATTCCTGTTCGCCTTCCTTCCCGCGACCTGCCTGGTCGGCTGGTTCCTGTTGGCGCGCAATGCGACCCGGCTCGCTATCATCTGGCTATTCGTCGCGTCGCTGGTGTTCTACGGTAGTTGGAGCGCCGAGGCAATTCCCCTGTTGCTGGCCTCCGCCCTATTCAACTATGGCTCGGGCGCAGCCATCGAACACGCTGAACGACATCGCAAAGCACTACTTGGCCTCGCTGTCGGTTGCAACCTGCTGCTGCTCGGCTATTTCAAATACAGCAATTTCCTCGTGGAGAACCTTGCGCCCCTGCTCGGCCTGACGCCGGGCACCCGCCTGGATATCGAGCTACCGCCAGGCATCTCTTTTTTCACGTTCACCCAGATCGCCTATCTGGTTGATACCTACCAGCGCAAGACACATGAGCGCAGGCCTGAAGCCTACGGGCTGTTCGTGACGTTTTTTCCGCATCTGGTAGCTGGCCCCATTTTGCACCACCGTGCCATGATGTCCCAGTTCACGCGCCTGGGCCGGCACAGCATCAACGCCGAAGTCCTGGCCGTGGCCTTGGGCTTCCTGCTGATCGGCCTGTTCAAGAAAGTGGTGCTGGCCGATGGCATCGCGCCGTATGTCGGACCGGTGTTCGATGCCGCGCGCGACGGCAAGCCGCTGACCGCCGTCGCCGCATGGGTTGGCAGCCTCGCATATACCTTCCAGTTGTACTTCGATTTCTCCGGATATTCCGACATGGCCATCGGCCTGGCGTATCTTTTCGGCGTACGCTTTCCGGTCAATTTCAATTCACCCTACCGGGCGCTCAACATCATTGAATTCTGGCGCCGCTGGCACATGACGCTATCGCGCTTCCTGCGGGACTATCTCTACTTTCCGTTGGGGGGCAATCGCAAGGGCTCCTCGCGGCGATCCGTGAACCTGATGCTCACCATGCTGCTGGGAGGTCTCTGGCATGGCGCGGGCTGGACCTTCATCGTGTGGGGTGGCCTGCACGGTGTCTATCTGCTGGTCAACCATGCCTGGCAGGGCTCTGGACGGCGCATGCCGGGGATCGTGGCCGGGCCGCTGACGTTCGTGGCCGTAGTCTGCGCCTGGGTCTTCTTCCGCGCCGACAACCTGCACGCGGCGGGCAATCTGCTGCAAGCGATGTTCAGCCTTAACGCGACGCGGGCGGATATCGCCGAGGCGCTGCCCGCCGACGTCGCTACCCGACTGGCCATCCTGGCGGCGATCGCGTTCTTACTGCCCAACACCCAGCAGTTCTTTGCCCGCGCCTATACCCCGGTCGAGACGGAAGGACCGCAGCCGACGCCCCTGCCGCACCGATGGGCTTGGAAACCCACCGCGCCCTACGCCATCGGCATCGCAGCGTTGGGAGTCACTGCCCTGTTACTGATGGGTCGCGTGTCCGAATTCATCTATTACCAGTTCTGA
- a CDS encoding LLM class flavin-dependent oxidoreductase translates to MLHLNLFIFGCGHHRAAWRHPDSAAERLGDIRYYEALAQTAERGKLDAIFFADGQSTDNIGDGPRWYLEPLTTMAAIARATHRIGLISTVSSTFFTPFHAARMVASLDHISGGRMGWNVVTSMFDAEARNHGFEAMPGHDWRYARAEEFVDVALRLFDSWQDDALAIDRDGVYGIPERVRQILHHGDHFLVDGPLTVPRPPQGHPVLFQAGASDQGRDLAARRAEAIYAVAYDLPAAQAYYRDIKQRVRAAGRSAFVPIMPGLVTYVGSTEAEARAKQRELDVLLPSDASLRQLGTFVLQDCAAWELDAPVPALPPLHEFKGPKGRYATILRIIETEQPTVRQLLGRLAAGGGHCTMVGTPEHIADQMEHWFKNEGADGFNLMPPSLPGGIDDFVDQVIPVLQRRGLFRTEYEHSTLRGHLGLQRPGAPGGAS, encoded by the coding sequence ATGCTGCACCTGAACCTGTTCATCTTCGGCTGCGGACACCACCGCGCCGCGTGGCGCCACCCGGATTCCGCCGCCGAGCGCCTGGGCGACATCCGCTATTACGAAGCGCTGGCGCAAACGGCCGAACGCGGCAAGCTCGATGCCATTTTCTTTGCCGACGGGCAGTCCACCGACAACATCGGCGACGGGCCGCGCTGGTACCTGGAACCGCTTACGACCATGGCCGCGATTGCGCGCGCCACCCATCGCATCGGCTTGATCAGCACGGTGTCCAGCACCTTTTTCACGCCCTTTCACGCGGCGCGCATGGTCGCGTCGCTAGACCACATTTCGGGCGGCCGGATGGGCTGGAACGTCGTCACGTCCATGTTCGACGCCGAAGCGCGCAACCACGGCTTTGAAGCCATGCCCGGCCACGATTGGCGCTACGCGCGCGCCGAAGAATTCGTCGACGTGGCCTTGCGCCTGTTCGACTCGTGGCAAGACGACGCCTTGGCCATCGACCGCGACGGCGTCTACGGCATCCCCGAACGCGTACGGCAGATCCTCCACCACGGCGACCATTTCCTGGTGGACGGCCCCCTGACCGTGCCGCGCCCGCCGCAAGGGCATCCCGTGCTGTTCCAGGCGGGCGCGTCCGACCAAGGCCGCGACCTGGCCGCCCGGCGCGCCGAAGCCATCTATGCCGTGGCGTACGACCTGCCGGCCGCGCAAGCCTATTACCGCGACATCAAACAGCGCGTGCGCGCCGCGGGCCGCAGCGCTTTTGTGCCGATCATGCCGGGCCTGGTCACCTATGTGGGGTCGACCGAGGCCGAAGCGCGCGCCAAGCAGCGCGAGCTGGACGTGTTGTTGCCCAGCGATGCGTCGTTGCGCCAGTTGGGCACTTTTGTGTTGCAGGATTGCGCCGCGTGGGAATTGGACGCCCCGGTGCCAGCGCTGCCGCCCCTGCATGAGTTCAAGGGTCCGAAGGGGCGCTACGCCACGATTTTGCGGATTATCGAAACCGAGCAGCCCACCGTGCGCCAATTGCTGGGGCGCCTGGCGGCGGGCGGCGGCCACTGCACCATGGTGGGCACGCCGGAGCATATTGCCGACCAGATGGAACACTGGTTCAAGAACGAAGGCGCGGACGGGTTCAACTTGATGCCGCCGTCATTGCCGGGCGGTATCGACGATTTCGTGGATCAGGTCATTCCTGTCCTGCAACGGCGCGGGCTGTTCCGTACGGAATACGAACACAGTACCTTGCGTGGACATCTGGGTCTGCAACGGCCTGGGGCCCCCGGCGGCGCCAGTTAG
- a CDS encoding 3-oxoacyl-ACP reductase: MSIAHRSPALNEQLVIVTGGARGLGAHITRAFLREGARVVINYLNSADAAQALAATASDRALAVQADVRDAAAVAGMIAQAQSHFGMPVTTVVNNALPAFQFNGDARPHADTLTWDNLNQQIEGCVRGALNTTQAALPGMRSAGVGRIINIGTNLVQNPVVPYHDYTAAKAALLSFTRTLSQDLGPDGITVNMVSGGLLRTTDASAATPEAVFDLIAASTPLRAVTTPEQFADAVLFFACPWSRSVTGQNLVVDGGLVKN, from the coding sequence ATGTCCATTGCCCATCGCTCCCCTGCCCTGAACGAACAACTGGTTATTGTCACGGGCGGCGCCCGTGGATTGGGCGCGCACATCACGCGGGCCTTCCTGCGCGAGGGCGCGCGCGTGGTGATCAATTATCTGAACAGTGCGGATGCCGCCCAGGCGCTGGCCGCTACCGCGTCCGACCGCGCGTTGGCAGTGCAGGCCGACGTGCGCGACGCCGCTGCCGTGGCCGGGATGATCGCGCAGGCGCAAAGCCACTTCGGCATGCCGGTGACCACGGTGGTCAACAATGCGCTGCCCGCCTTTCAGTTCAATGGCGATGCGCGCCCCCACGCCGACACCCTGACCTGGGACAACCTGAATCAGCAGATCGAAGGCTGCGTACGCGGCGCGCTGAACACCACGCAGGCCGCGCTGCCCGGCATGCGCAGCGCCGGCGTCGGCCGCATCATCAACATCGGCACCAATCTGGTCCAGAACCCGGTGGTGCCCTATCACGACTACACCGCCGCCAAGGCCGCGTTGCTGTCGTTCACCCGCACGCTGTCGCAGGACCTGGGCCCCGATGGCATCACGGTCAACATGGTGTCGGGCGGCTTGCTGCGCACCACCGACGCGTCGGCCGCCACGCCCGAAGCGGTGTTCGACCTGATTGCCGCCAGCACGCCTTTGCGTGCCGTCACCACACCCGAACAGTTCGCCGACGCGGTGCTGTTCTTCGCCTGCCCCTGGTCGCGCAGCGTCACCGGCCAGAACCTGGTCGTGGACGGCGGCCTCGTCAAGAATTGA
- a CDS encoding sodium:solute symporter family protein, whose product MLTQTTALLWLLLFSGGFAVASVLYTRRKRGTLEDYIVARNSQGAFGTILTLMASTLGAWILFSPAQAATWGGLAAVIGYALGSMSPRLVMIPLGRRMRELIPHGHTLTEFLMARYGRPMYGLALFIMLFYLFIALSAEVTAIAKLVTMLAPVPLWATAAIVMGTTLLYTTYGGLRSSIFTDQVQMMVIVPLLVILCVVGWQAAGGALPTIEALQARAPQLLDLTDPVGVKAGLTFFVAILLTGIFHQGNWQRIYAAKDARSMRNGFLLGGILAAPFIFLMGLFGLAFVGLAPQGDSSVALFSVIMPHAPAWFVIALIPLGLALVMSTADTAISAVSSIVAVDMRRLMPHANGRDMKRLARWAVLLLAIPVMIVASQGYSVLYLFLLADLLCSAAAFPVFYGLFSRKHDGVTATTATAAGLAVGLFFFPAPGDKPTFLLESFLLAAFVPVVVTVLMRLVRRGAKEFDLSTLSAAVRRLDKDVV is encoded by the coding sequence ATGCTGACCCAAACCACCGCCTTGTTGTGGCTGCTGCTGTTTTCAGGCGGCTTCGCCGTTGCCAGCGTGCTCTATACCCGTCGCAAGCGCGGCACGCTGGAAGACTACATCGTGGCCCGCAACAGCCAGGGCGCGTTCGGCACCATCCTGACGTTGATGGCGTCTACGCTGGGCGCCTGGATCCTGTTCTCGCCCGCGCAGGCCGCCACCTGGGGCGGACTGGCGGCGGTGATCGGTTATGCGCTGGGGTCCATGTCTCCGCGCCTGGTGATGATTCCGCTGGGGCGACGCATGCGTGAACTGATTCCGCACGGCCATACCCTGACCGAATTCCTGATGGCGCGCTATGGCCGGCCGATGTATGGGCTGGCGCTTTTCATCATGCTGTTCTATCTGTTCATTGCCTTGTCGGCCGAAGTCACGGCGATTGCCAAGCTGGTCACCATGCTGGCGCCCGTGCCGCTGTGGGCCACCGCCGCCATCGTGATGGGCACGACGCTGCTTTACACCACCTACGGCGGGCTGCGTTCGTCGATCTTCACCGACCAGGTGCAGATGATGGTCATCGTGCCGTTGCTGGTGATCCTGTGCGTGGTGGGCTGGCAGGCGGCGGGCGGCGCGTTGCCCACCATCGAAGCGCTGCAAGCCCGCGCGCCCCAATTGCTGGACCTGACGGATCCGGTGGGCGTGAAGGCGGGCCTGACGTTCTTCGTGGCGATCCTGTTGACGGGCATCTTCCATCAGGGCAACTGGCAGCGCATCTACGCCGCGAAAGACGCGCGGTCGATGCGCAATGGTTTCCTGCTGGGCGGAATCCTTGCCGCGCCGTTCATCTTCTTGATGGGCCTGTTCGGCCTGGCGTTCGTGGGCCTGGCGCCGCAGGGTGATAGCTCTGTCGCGCTGTTCAGCGTCATCATGCCGCACGCGCCGGCCTGGTTCGTGATCGCCTTGATTCCGCTGGGCCTGGCGCTGGTCATGAGCACGGCCGACACGGCGATCAGCGCGGTGTCCAGCATCGTGGCGGTGGACATGCGCCGCCTGATGCCGCACGCCAATGGCCGCGACATGAAGCGCCTGGCCCGCTGGGCCGTGCTCTTGCTGGCAATTCCCGTGATGATCGTGGCCTCGCAAGGCTACAGCGTGTTGTATCTATTCTTGCTGGCCGACCTGCTGTGCTCGGCCGCGGCGTTTCCGGTTTTCTACGGCCTGTTCAGCCGCAAACATGATGGCGTGACGGCCACCACGGCAACGGCGGCGGGCCTGGCCGTGGGGCTGTTCTTCTTCCCGGCGCCGGGCGACAAGCCCACGTTCCTGCTCGAATCGTTTCTGCTGGCGGCGTTCGTGCCGGTTGTGGTAACGGTGCTGATGCGCCTGGTACGCCGGGGGGCGAAGGAGTTTGATTTGTCCACGCTGAGCGCGGCGGTGCGGCGGCTGGATAAGGATGTGGTCTGA
- a CDS encoding FadR/GntR family transcriptional regulator, which translates to MSDVRDPQLDSLLESASRPRPELDVLADVASGLGYVRAERFAERVYESLFYAIATGKIAPGNKLPTELELAALFEVSRPVVRQALDRLREDQLVDSIRGSGTYVRAKPDLMGGMPAVDPARRVGHILDGLELRMVIEPECAYLAALRRSSDDLREMDRMLTGYEEADASGAIAHHYDYGFHRAIATATSNQRFVQVLKSLEYDVSHAVNVMRHLVHSEPWKRTRAAIDEHRHIYRLIQEQDADGARNVMRAHIEKAKSRMLNSGSES; encoded by the coding sequence ATGAGCGATGTGCGTGACCCCCAATTGGACTCCCTGCTGGAATCCGCCTCGCGCCCCCGTCCCGAACTGGACGTGCTGGCGGACGTGGCGTCGGGCTTGGGCTATGTGCGCGCCGAGCGCTTTGCCGAGCGCGTCTATGAAAGCCTGTTCTACGCGATTGCCACCGGCAAGATCGCCCCCGGCAACAAGCTACCCACTGAATTGGAACTGGCCGCGCTGTTCGAGGTGTCCCGCCCGGTGGTCCGGCAGGCGCTGGACCGCTTGCGCGAAGACCAGTTGGTGGATTCCATCCGAGGCTCGGGCACCTACGTCCGCGCCAAGCCCGACCTGATGGGCGGCATGCCCGCCGTCGACCCGGCACGCCGCGTCGGCCACATCCTGGACGGCCTGGAACTACGCATGGTGATCGAACCCGAATGCGCCTACCTGGCCGCCCTGCGCCGCAGCAGCGACGACCTGCGCGAGATGGACCGCATGCTGACCGGCTACGAAGAGGCCGACGCCTCCGGCGCCATCGCCCACCATTACGACTACGGCTTTCACCGCGCCATCGCCACCGCCACCAGCAACCAGCGCTTCGTGCAAGTGTTGAAATCGCTGGAATACGACGTCAGCCACGCCGTCAACGTCATGCGACACCTGGTACACAGCGAACCCTGGAAACGCACCCGCGCCGCCATCGACGAACACCGCCACATCTACCGCCTGATCCAGGAACAAGACGCCGACGGCGCCCGCAACGTCATGCGGGCGCATATTGAAAAAGCAAAGAGCCGGATGCTGAACAGCGGCTCGGAGAGTTGA
- the xth gene encoding exodeoxyribonuclease III yields the protein MKLATWNVNSLNVRLPQVLDWLAANPVDVLCIQELKLTDDKFPEAAFKEAGYHAVWAGQKTYNGVAIVSRVPGTTMVRNIPGYEDPQQRVLALTFPSPEGDVRVVCAYCPNGQSVDSDKYVYKLAWFDAMRNWLADEIKQFPRLAVLGDYNVAPADEDVHNPEKWEGQVLVSEPERAALRALLDLGLTDSFRLFEQPEKSFSWWDYRQFAFRRNAGLRIDHVLLSAPLIKRCVACVIDKEPRRNEQPSDHAPVVATLEFV from the coding sequence ATGAAACTCGCCACCTGGAACGTGAACTCCTTGAACGTACGCCTGCCACAGGTGCTGGATTGGCTGGCGGCCAACCCTGTTGACGTACTGTGCATCCAGGAACTGAAGCTGACGGATGACAAGTTTCCCGAGGCGGCTTTCAAGGAAGCCGGCTACCACGCCGTCTGGGCGGGCCAGAAGACCTATAACGGCGTCGCGATCGTGTCGCGGGTGCCGGGCACGACGATGGTGCGCAACATTCCCGGCTATGAAGATCCGCAGCAACGCGTGCTGGCGCTGACCTTTCCCAGCCCTGAAGGCGACGTGCGCGTGGTGTGCGCGTATTGCCCCAACGGGCAGTCGGTGGATTCGGACAAGTACGTGTACAAGCTGGCGTGGTTTGACGCCATGCGCAATTGGCTGGCCGACGAGATCAAGCAGTTTCCGCGCCTGGCCGTGCTGGGTGACTACAACGTCGCGCCCGCCGATGAAGACGTGCACAACCCCGAAAAGTGGGAAGGCCAGGTGCTGGTATCCGAACCCGAGCGCGCCGCCTTGCGCGCCCTGCTCGACCTGGGCCTGACCGATTCCTTCCGCCTGTTCGAGCAGCCGGAAAAGTCGTTTTCGTGGTGGGACTACCGGCAATTCGCCTTCCGCCGCAACGCCGGCCTGCGGATCGACCACGTGCTGCTGTCCGCGCCGCTGATCAAGCGCTGCGTGGCCTGCGTCATTGACAAGGAACCGCGCCGCAACGAGCAGCCGTCGGACCACGCGCCGGTCGTGGCCACGCTGGAATTCGTCTGA